The genomic interval taataaattatacatgtatataaatagtttattaGTTGTCGATCTTTTACCTGACGAACTACTTAGTCGTTTAATTGTAAATCTTAATTGCCTTTTCAAGATAGTTCACGCGGGACCTCTTGggtgttttatttatatgttccAAACCAATCCAAGGCTTTGGTGTAGATGCATCTACAAAAAggattattttaaatacgtgATGAAAACAGAACGAAAACATCCAAATTATAAATACTTACTAGCACTAGGTGAAAAATCATAGATATTCATAATATGTTCATCTTCCGTGATATAAGTAGGTCGTCCATTGGTTATAATTGCAAACTTAAACTAAAAGACACAAGAAAAAACAAACGTTTAATGACACAATTGACATAACATAACAgggttttcattttaaattgaatattcaatGTTTACCTTCTCCCATTCCTTATCTGGTATATCGAGCTTTTTCTGCATTCTATCTCTCACATTATAAAACGgttcattatttttaactttaacATAGAATGGAATTCCAAATGTAGAATATACTTGTTTGTGGAAATGCGCACATGGAACCAAAATTTCATCctcctaaaaaaaaattcagaacaACAGTGTTATTAAGGTGTCATCCATTGCGCGACAAATCATCGATGATAAAAACACTACTGAACAAACCTGCATATACAATTCATCCCCGGGAATTTCttcaatacgatatattttcgGAGTCGCGACACCCAGTTGATCAAGCTGCTGAGTGAGATCCGGTCCGGGTAACAACTTGTGACAAGAAACTTCAACGATGCGGAGTCGACCCGAACCATCACCCGACATCTCGACCACCTTAGCTGCTTCATCCAATACGTCAGACACACGACCACCTTTATTTAGATACAATATAAGATCTCTATCCTCCTTGTAGTTTGGTCCAACCTAAAGAGCGTTGGAAATTTCGATATAACACAACttttataacatatatatgCAGAACCGATATCATATATGTTGGAAAATATCTTACCCAGGTACACTtaaattgctttttattatccAATTCATTCACTTTAATGGTCAGtagttgataaaataatttcttaggGCATTTAGGCTTACAATATGTCAACATTTCTTTCAAGTTTCCTTCATACGAATACTTCAAAGAAGTTCCAGGACTATCTTTGtaactgaaataaaataaaattcaataaataaaaagtaccaAAATTTTAGATTGCTGTATGCAAAAAAGTAATACTGACTTTTGACATctgaaaaattgtattaaatatggATCTACATTTAATTTTTGACCAACCGCCCTTGCCATCTGATCGTATCTCATCTGCGTCGATAGCTCCATTGTAAATCTGTAAAATAATGATCGAATTAAAAGACTCATTcggttattaaaaacattgtaaTTGATAATTTAACAAAAGTGTTCACATACCCCGGGTCGTTTGGCATAGTTTTTTCAATGAATTGAACTTCTACTTTGAagaatatgtatttaaagtaaTCAAGGCAAGTGGGCAGTTCTAGATCTTCGTCCTTCTCCTCCTTCTCGAAAACGATGATATCACCATCCATCAATTCATCCAAAACCTGTGAAGTAAATTCAATGTATTCTATTTTGAATGTTAAAAGCTTAACCATAATAAGTTTCAGATTACATTAcaccatatatatatgtatatatatcatattataacaataataaaacatatacaaaGGTAACgcataaatataaacatgatATAACACATTAACAATTTaccacaatatgtatataagtaaataGTGCTTGAGTGGGTAATATTGCAAGACTTAAAACAGTCATCATTTGTgagattttatttgattaaactGCACTAAAACATCAATGATCCATATACATATTGCATTAAATGTGTTAATGTATACAAATAGCTTACAAATGGTTTTGTGTGGAATGAGAGTTTCATCCGACAGGACTAATAAAACAACACAAGAGACACATatggatgaataataaaatatcgaataaataaaatcaattcttaattaacatttgttttataatagtATGGTACCAAGACATGaaatatatcatttatttatagtttgatTGCAATATCAGAAGTTAGAATTGAGAGATTTTTCAAATATAGACATGCTATAATATTATCTCTATCATTACCTTTTCTAATGGATCATTATAATTTGTAATCTTTTCTACAAAATCTGGTTTGATTTCTTCATACAAAGTCAGATAAGTATCAGGAGGAAaacctaaaataaaaacattacaaataaatttaatataaaattaaaaaaacaaacagaCGATAGTATAAGATTCATTATTATACCTGCTCTTTGATTTAATAATGGAATCAAATCTGTAAGTTTGCTCGATATTGGCAAATAGTGATGACcacaataatgtatttttttattccgaGGATcgtacattttgaaaaataaggCGACATCATTATCCTTATCAAACGTAGGGAGATGAGTGAGGCCAGAGTCTGCCGGTAAGAGCTCCAAAAATAGATTCCACATTGTTGTATTATCAGTGATATCTACCATTgtcttatttaaatcatttacaaTATCTAAACAAGTTGGTCTACAAGTCTAAAGAGGAAACAATAATAGAACTCATTAAACTGCCAATCACAGCGAAGATGGAAGACGCCAAATTCTCCCACACATActttgtattttgaaaaatatacatgtatatatatatatatatatattcacacatACGTGATTTGACCTCGCACTGAATGGCCAAGGCCTTATCTGATGCACAGGATAGTTGAAGTTTTCAGCCAACATCTGTAAGAGCTCTTGAACAGTCGCTTGTTTTTTAACCCTGAACACTCTGTAGTTAGCCTTTTCTGGATCGTAGAGATCATTTCCCTGATGACCGACAAAAGCATCCTCCAATAAAACATTGACTGTCATGTAAAGATGTGCTTCCGTTCGCTCTTTGCGTCGTATCTATGatgacaaaaatcaaaatagcaAAATGAACAACACCCCTAGAATATTAATCGAATTGTCAACAATCCCTTACAGTTTCAATCCTCTTCTCTTCAGCCAATCGTTCCACCAATTCACTGGGAATATCAGCCTGAGTGCATTCTTGTAAAACTGTTTTTAATTGTGAATCCCTAAAATAAATCATAACTTAGGCGAAAGCagacttaaaaaatatgaacaaaatcATAAATGTACAGCTATATTACCTAATGTAAACTAACATGTAAGCATTAGTACAATGACGAACTGTAAGAGTCATATCCTCATCTTGACCACCGTAGTTATACTCGATGGCTTCCTGTTTCGTGCATCGTGATACCACATCATCATCAAACTTACACCACTAAAACAAAAAGCATATTAATGACTCATCCACCCAAAATTTGAACTTCCACTACTAAGTAGAAATATTTGTTTCAAACACTTACTTTTCCATCGCCTTTGGGATTAATGAATACTACATAATGCCCCCCATGATTATCACCTGAGTGGACCAATACTGCATGTAAAGTATAATCAGCGGGTATGCTTGGCTTTTCTTGTAAATATGGATCCAAATTTATATGCTCGTAAAATTCAAACCTAACAAATACATGAAATGTTATTTAATCAAATCCAATGCATACATAGACAAAGAAAagtgtgaaattttatttatgaagaaAATCACCTATCGTTAAATTTGACGGAACAGTCCGTAATAGGGTCGTATTGAAATCTCATTAAATGCAAATGTAAGACTGGGGGAAAAGATGCAAATATGACTCCTTTTTCTGCTTCTTGAAATCCATGCTCTCCGGCGTCATATTTGTTATCGCC from Arctopsyche grandis isolate Sample6627 chromosome 9, ASM5162203v2, whole genome shotgun sequence carries:
- the Usp7 gene encoding ubiquitin-specific protease 7 isoform X1, which translates into the protein MNHSAGADRQPGNNVNQVEEMETQDVDTVDTLTDTGGDITDRDVNGEMMIGPQNQDLACEGNEDLDMIDDEARSEAKFSFIVPNFSRIKESVLSPPCFARNLPWKIMVMPRNNQPQDRQQKSLGFFLQCNGESESTSWSCYASAELKLHCHKPDGEAFTRKIQHLFFSKENDWGFSHFMSWNDVLDPEKGYLKDDTITLEVHVMAEAPHGVSWDSKKHTGYVGLKNQGATCYMNSLLQTLYFTNELRKAVYKMPTESDDSTRSVALALQRVFHELQFSDKPVGTKKLTKSFGWETLDSFMQHDVQEFLRVLLDKLESKMKGTCVEGTVPKLFEGKMTSYIKCKNVDCSSTRLETFYDIQLNIKGKKNIDESFKDYVCTETLEGDNKYDAGEHGFQEAEKGVIFASFPPVLHLHLMRFQYDPITDCSVKFNDRFEFYEHINLDPYLQEKPSIPADYTLHAVLVHSGDNHGGHYVVFINPKGDGKWCKFDDDVVSRCTKQEAIEYNYGGQDEDMTLTVRHCTNAYMLVYIRDSQLKTVLQECTQADIPSELVERLAEEKRIETIRRKERTEAHLYMTVNVLLEDAFVGHQGNDLYDPEKANYRVFRVKKQATVQELLQMLAENFNYPVHQIRPWPFSARSNHTCRPTCLDIVNDLNKTMVDITDNTTMWNLFLELLPADSGLTHLPTFDKDNDVALFFKMYDPRNKKIHYCGHHYLPISSKLTDLIPLLNQRAGFPPDTYLTLYEEIKPDFVEKITNYNDPLEKSCRMKLSFHTKPFVLDELMDGDIIVFEKEEKDEDLELPTCLDYFKYIFFKVEVQFIEKTMPNDPGFTMELSTQMRYDQMARAVGQKLNVDPYLIQFFRCQNYKDSPGTSLKYSYEGNLKEMLTYCKPKCPKKLFYQLLTIKVNELDNKKQFKCTWVGPNYKEDRDLILYLNKGGRVSDVLDEAAKVVEMSGDGSGRLRIVEVSCHKLLPGPDLTQQLDQLGVATPKIYRIEEIPGDELYMQEDEILVPCAHFHKQVYSTFGIPFYVKVKNNEPFYNVRDRMQKKLDIPDKEWEKFKFAIITNGRPTYITEDEHIMNIYDFSPSANASTPKPWIGLEHINKTPKRSRVNYLEKAIKIYN
- the Usp7 gene encoding ubiquitin-specific protease 7 isoform X2 is translated as MNHSAGADRQPGNNVNQVEEMETQDVDTVDTLTDTGGDITDRDVNGEMMIGPQNQDLACEGNEDLDMIDDEARSEAKFSFIVPNFSRIKESVLSPPCFARNLPWKIMVMPRNNQPQDRQQKSLGFFLQCNGESESTSWSCYASAELKLHCHKPDGEAFTRKIQHLFFSKENDWGFSHFMSWNDVLDPEKGYLKDDTITLEVHVMAEAPHGVSWDSKKHTGYVGLKNQGATCYMNSLLQTLYFTNELRKAVYKMPTESDDSTRSVALALQRVFHELQFSDKPVGTKKLTKSFGWETLDSFMQHDVQEFLRVLLDKLESKMKGTCVEGTVPKLFEGKMTSYIKCKNVDCSSTRLETFYDIQLNIKGKKNIDESFKDYVCTETLEGDNKYDAGEHGFQEAEKGVIFASFPPVLHLHLMRFQYDPITDCSVKFNDRFEFYEHINLDPYLQEKPSIPADYTLHAVLVHSGDNHGGHYVVFINPKGDGKWCKFDDDVVSRCTKQEAIEYNYGGQDEDMTLTVRHCTNAYMLVYIRDSQLKTVLQECTQADIPSELVERLAEEKRIETIRRKERTEAHLYMTVNVLLEDAFVGHQGNDLYDPEKANYRVFRVKKQATVQELLQMLAENFNYPVHQIRPWPFSARSNHTCRPTCLDIVNDLNKTMVDITDNTTMWNLFLELLPADSGLTHLPTFDKDNDVALFFKMYDPRNKKIHYCGHHYLPISSKLTDLIPLLNQRAGFPPDTYLTLYEEIKPDFVEKITNYNDPLEKVLDELMDGDIIVFEKEEKDEDLELPTCLDYFKYIFFKVEVQFIEKTMPNDPGFTMELSTQMRYDQMARAVGQKLNVDPYLIQFFRCQNYKDSPGTSLKYSYEGNLKEMLTYCKPKCPKKLFYQLLTIKVNELDNKKQFKCTWVGPNYKEDRDLILYLNKGGRVSDVLDEAAKVVEMSGDGSGRLRIVEVSCHKLLPGPDLTQQLDQLGVATPKIYRIEEIPGDELYMQEDEILVPCAHFHKQVYSTFGIPFYVKVKNNEPFYNVRDRMQKKLDIPDKEWEKFKFAIITNGRPTYITEDEHIMNIYDFSPSANASTPKPWIGLEHINKTPKRSRVNYLEKAIKIYN